Proteins from a single region of Peromyscus eremicus chromosome 9, PerEre_H2_v1, whole genome shotgun sequence:
- the Gdf2 gene encoding growth/differentiation factor 2, producing the protein MSPGAFWVALLLLFLLVCPTHQKPLQSWVQASPGGNARSSLGLSGGGEEGVFDLKMFLENMKADFLRSLNLSGIPSQDKTRVEPPQYMIDLYNRYTTDKSSTPASNIVRSFSVEDAVSTAATDDFPFQKHILLFNISIPRHEQITRAELRLYVSCQNHVDSTHGLEGNMAVYDVLDGEDTWNGASGTRTFLVSQDIQVEGWETLEVSSAVKRWVRADSTTNKNKLEVTVASHRKGCDTLDISVPPGSKNLPFFVVFSNDRSNGTKETRLELKEMIGHEQETVLVKTPKTGYQEAGESHEEEDEEVDGHTAVGPFLARRKRSTGASSHCQRTSLRVNFEDIGWDSWIIAPKEYDAYECKGGCFFPLADDVTPTKHAIVQTLVHLKFPTKVGKACCVPTKLSPISILYKDDMGVPTLKYHYEGMSVAECGCR; encoded by the exons ATGTCCCCTGGGGCCTTCTGGGTGGCCCTGCTCCTGCTGTTCCTGCTGGTCTGTCCCACACACCAGAAGCCACTGCAGAGTTGGGTCCAGGCATCCCCGGGGGGAAACGCCCGCAGCTCACTGGGATTGTctggaggtggagaggagggCGTCTTTGACTTGAAGATGTTCCTGGAGAACATGAAGGCGGATTTCCTGCGCAGCCTTAACCTGAGCGGCATTCCCTCCCAGGACAAAACCAGAGTGGAGCCACCCCAGTACATGATTGACCTGTATAACAGGTACACCACGGACAAGTCATCCACTCCGGCCTCCAACATCGTCCGGAGCTTCAGCGTTGAAG ATGCTGTATCAACAGCTGCCACAGATGACttccctttccagaaacacatccTGCTCTTCAACATCTCCATCCCTAGGCACGAGCAGATCACCAGGGCTGAGCTCCGTCTCTATGTCTCCTGTCAAAATCATGTGGACTCCACTCATGGGCTGGAAGGAAACATGGCTGTTTATGATGTTCTGGATGGAGAGGACACTTGGAATGGTGCCTCGGGGACCAGGACCTTCTTGGTATCTCAGGACATTCAGGTTGAAGGCTGGGAGACCTTGGAAGTGTCGAGTGCTGTGAAGCGGTGGGTCAGGGCAGACTccaccacaaacaaaaataagctaGAAGTAACAGTGGCAAGCCATAGGAAGGGCTGTGATACGCTGGACATCAGTGTCCCACCAGGCTCCAAAAACCTGCCCTTCTTTGTTGTCTTCTCCAATGACCGCAGCAATGGGACCAAGGAGACCAGACTGGAGCTGAAGGAGATGATCGGCCATGAGCAGGAAACGGTGCTTGTGAAGACACCCAAAACTGGTTACCAGGAGGCAGGTGAGAGCCatgaggaggaggacgaggaagtAGATGGGCACACAGCTGTGGGACCATTTTTAGCTAGAAGGAAGAGGAGCACCGGGGCCAGCAGCCACTGCCAGAGGACGTCCCTCAGGGTGAACTTCGAGGACATTGGCTGGGACAGCTGGATCATTGCGCCCAAGGAATATGATGCCTATGAGTGTAAAGGAGGCTGTTTCTTCCCACTGGCTGATGATGTGACACCCACAAAACATGCCATTGTGCAGACTCTGGTGCATCTCAAGTTCCCCACAAAGGTGGGCAAAGCCTGCTGTGTTCCCACCAAACTGAGTCCCATCTCCATCCTCTACAAGGATGATATGGGGGTGCCAACCCTCAAGTACCACTACGAGGGAATGAGTGTGGCAGAGTGTGGGTGCAGGTAG